The following coding sequences lie in one Oryza brachyantha chromosome 10, ObraRS2, whole genome shotgun sequence genomic window:
- the LOC121055564 gene encoding uncharacterized protein LOC121055564: protein MADDDDAAATAAAAQEAEVRAEAERRTEAARLRAAALDKFEAAHETIWAQATAVVNVKALIPIILDKVTNSYTKWRGMFLTVLGKYALAPHVLEDELHPDRPVWVQTDCVVLSWIFATVSSDLQQSLMLRQRRAREAWCYLEDEFLGQKESRAILLETQFRNLRQDSMTITDYCRKLETMAASLAEFGDPIGDRQLVFTLLRGLSGKFRHMVSILKLQRPFPSFAEARTHLLLEEIDIDARPPSPPAALIASSPTPPAGGPGRQAPATGPPRTGQHSQAGGQPGGQRNGRRRGKGGRGQGHQPGAGQGGQGSSTGGYGAPGHGASAGQGGVHGVHPSCTVCTLQMWPYGGRPPPAPPAFAAVPQYGAPFGGASSGGFYSPGSSYPFTYGGGSAPSTPTFQGAPYQLQAAPWNPAHGGAWNQDSLVQNFNTMTLHPPAPSEWYADSGAGSHMTADAGFGNQERDRQVQ from the exons AtggcggacgacgacgacgcggctgCCACCGCAGCGGCGGCACAGGAGGCCGAAGTCCGCGCCGAGGCCGAGCGCCGCACTGAAGCGGCGCGCCTCCGCGCTGCAGCCCTCGACAAGTTCGAGGCCGCCCATGAGACCATCTGGGCGCaggccaccgccgtcgtcaaCGTCAAGGCGCTGATCCCCATCATCCTCGACAAAGTGACCAACAGCTACACCAAATGGCGGGGCATGTTCCTCACCGTGCTCGGCAAATATGCCCTCGCCCCGCACGTGCTCGAGGACGAACTGCACCCCGACCGTCCGGTTTGGGTCCAGACTGATTGTGTTGTGCTGTCATGGATTTTCGCCACCGTCTCCAGCGACCTACAGCAGTCGCTCATGCTTCGCCAACGCCGTGCACGCGAGGCATGGTGCTACCTCGAGGACGAATTCCTCGGCCAGAAGGAGTCTCGTGCCATTCTCCTGGAGACGCAATTCCGCAACCTTCGTCAAGACTCCATGACGATCACTGATTACTGCCGCAAGCTGGAGACCATGGCTGCATCTCTTGCTGAATTCGGTGATCCCATCGGTGATCGCCAGCTGGTCTTCACTCTCCTTCGCGGCCTCAGTGGTAAGTTCCGCCACATGGTGTCTATACTGAAGCTGCAGCGTCCGTTCCCGTCGTTCGCCGAGGCCCGGACTCACCTGCTCCTCGAGGAGATCGACATCGACGCTCGCCCACCGTCTCCACCTGCGGCCCTCATCGCCTCGTCGCCCACGCCACCGGCTGGTGGCCCCGGCCGCCAGGCGCCGGCCACTGGTCCTCCGCGCACCGGCCAGCACAGCCAGGCTGGCGGCCAGCCAGGCGGCCAACGCAacggccgccggcgtggcAAGGGTGGCCGCGGACAGGGCCACCAGCCCGGTGCTGGTCAGGGTGGCCAAGGCTCCTCTACAGGCGGTTACGGCGCCCCTGGCCACGGCGCATCCGCTGGCCAGGGTGGCGTGCACGGTGTGCACCCCTCTTGCACGGTGTGCACGCTCCAGATGTGGCCGTACGGTGGCCGCccaccaccagcaccaccGGCCTTCGCTGCTGTCCCGCAGTACGGCGCACCTTTTGGTGGTGCGTCCAGCGGCGGTTTCTACAGCCCCGGCTCCAGCTACCCGTTCACCTACGGGGGAGGATCAGCGCCCTCGACACCGACATTTCAGGGGGCACCATATCAGCTGCAGGCTGCCCCCTGGAACCCGGCACATGGAGGCGCATGGAACCAGGACTCCTTGGTGCAGAATTTCAACACCATGACGCTCCACCCCCCGGCACCTTCGGAATGGTACGCCGACTCTGGTGCAGGCTCGCATATGACTGCGGATGCTG GATTTGGAAACCAGGAACGTGATCGCCAGGTGCAATAG